Proteins from a single region of Aureibacter tunicatorum:
- a CDS encoding N(4)-(beta-N-acetylglucosaminyl)-L-asparaginase — protein sequence MSSRRKFLKLSSIGVPLLGTSIFQSSIVEAATKKRSKGVKKPVVISTWRNGIQANEAAWKVLSAKGESLDAVEQGVMVVEADPKDRSVGYGGRPDKEGNVTLDACIMDHMSNVGAVAYLKNVKHAISVARKVMEETPHAMIVGDGAYRFAMDQGFKHENLLTPESEKEWKEWLKKSNYKPVINIENHDTIGMLALDENGNISGSCTTSGAAWKMPGRVGDSPIIGAGLFLDNEVGGAVATGLGEAVIRTAATTICVEYMRMGMHPQEAAKKAIERICDKHKNHPDMPNLQVGILALNKNGEYGGFGVRSGFNYAICDNDKGNRLEDAGYKLKWD from the coding sequence ATGAGTAGCAGAAGAAAATTTCTCAAACTATCATCCATAGGAGTGCCGTTATTGGGAACTTCCATTTTTCAATCTTCAATAGTGGAAGCGGCAACAAAGAAAAGATCTAAAGGCGTCAAAAAGCCGGTTGTGATATCGACATGGCGCAATGGCATACAAGCGAATGAAGCCGCATGGAAAGTGCTTTCAGCGAAAGGCGAGTCGCTTGATGCGGTGGAGCAAGGCGTGATGGTTGTGGAGGCTGATCCTAAGGATAGAAGCGTAGGGTATGGTGGCCGTCCTGACAAGGAAGGCAATGTGACTTTGGATGCATGCATCATGGACCACATGAGCAATGTTGGCGCTGTGGCTTATTTGAAGAATGTAAAACATGCTATTTCTGTAGCAAGAAAAGTGATGGAAGAGACTCCGCATGCCATGATCGTTGGTGATGGAGCTTATCGCTTTGCGATGGATCAGGGATTCAAGCATGAGAACCTATTGACTCCCGAGTCTGAGAAAGAATGGAAAGAATGGCTGAAAAAATCGAATTACAAGCCGGTAATCAATATTGAGAATCATGATACTATCGGAATGCTGGCGCTTGACGAGAACGGTAATATTTCCGGTTCATGCACAACAAGCGGCGCTGCTTGGAAGATGCCGGGAAGAGTAGGCGATTCCCCGATCATTGGAGCTGGGTTGTTCTTGGATAATGAAGTTGGAGGTGCTGTGGCCACAGGTTTGGGAGAAGCGGTTATTAGAACTGCCGCGACGACAATCTGCGTGGAATATATGAGAATGGGAATGCATCCTCAGGAAGCTGCCAAGAAAGCTATCGAAAGAATTTGCGATAAGCATAAGAATCATCCAGACATGCCTAATCTTCAGGTTGGAATTTTAGCGCTTAATAAAAATGGCGAATATGGCGGGTTTGGCGTGAGATCAGGATTCAATTACGCGATTTGCGATAATGATAAAGGAAATCGACTAGAAGACGCTGGATATAAACTTAAGTGGGATTAA
- a CDS encoding SusD/RagB family nutrient-binding outer membrane lipoprotein — MKFRKYIAMSAVAATALLSSCIDEDMNKDPWKNNDMDPKHQFAMTQSKMVSNGYEAWRGNIIMTGPISGVGACLLGTGQAFGLSDDYHGATWRTLYKDAIKNFPDILRKLEAEDAQGKIGQTRIVRVINFLRLTQLYGDIPYTEGGRGMEGQEFLFPKYDDQKFILTDMINELQEARDQLADGEELFGEDGDFYYRGDMNSWRRLANSMIMKVAMLMAETDESALAKQAFEEAVSHPYGFIEEVSQSATVPHSMNGGSWGQNRSGYGVVVNGQVGGNGHVTIEDKTLKLLQENEDPRVFWLLCQLQQEGGGYSAIDPNRFVDFDPFEMSEEAGESFKPVHYRGAREASESNGRNGVFVSIDQNGGESILQYNFMITDIMQGEYDEDKNMQLRTLARVNPHTIGAQDAPTLLFSSDESYFLLAEAALRGWNARGFSAAQAYKRGIEDACLKYPAFLPGSDVATAYMRAYESGYDYNSEVSRLASELETEFNSSPNQMELVITQHWLSKFDNGYDAFALWNRTHYPSMVTSTIAEDAKRVQLPAYNAADIEKGDFSNPIKYVDILRHNGGNTNYVRPSRLAYPSSETNMNGANLQEAMDRQISQNGISNGGTGSLVIRQWISKKN; from the coding sequence ATGAAATTCAGAAAATATATCGCAATGAGTGCCGTGGCAGCTACGGCTCTCCTTTCAAGTTGTATTGACGAGGACATGAATAAAGATCCATGGAAAAACAATGACATGGATCCTAAGCACCAGTTTGCTATGACTCAATCCAAAATGGTTTCAAATGGATATGAGGCATGGAGAGGTAATATCATCATGACAGGACCTATTTCTGGGGTTGGAGCATGTCTTTTGGGTACAGGTCAAGCTTTTGGATTAAGCGATGACTACCATGGAGCTACTTGGAGAACATTGTACAAAGATGCTATTAAAAACTTCCCTGATATACTTCGTAAGCTTGAAGCTGAAGATGCACAAGGAAAAATAGGTCAAACTCGTATTGTTCGAGTGATCAACTTCTTGAGACTGACTCAGTTGTATGGAGATATTCCTTATACTGAAGGTGGTAGAGGCATGGAAGGACAAGAGTTTTTGTTTCCAAAGTATGATGATCAAAAGTTCATCTTGACAGACATGATCAACGAGCTTCAAGAGGCAAGAGATCAATTGGCTGACGGAGAAGAATTGTTCGGCGAGGATGGCGACTTCTATTATAGAGGCGACATGAATAGCTGGAGAAGGTTAGCGAACTCAATGATCATGAAAGTAGCTATGTTGATGGCTGAAACTGATGAGTCTGCTTTGGCTAAACAAGCTTTTGAAGAGGCAGTAAGCCACCCTTATGGTTTTATTGAAGAAGTAAGCCAATCTGCTACAGTTCCTCACTCGATGAACGGTGGTTCTTGGGGACAAAACAGAAGTGGTTACGGTGTGGTAGTTAATGGTCAAGTAGGTGGTAACGGTCACGTGACTATTGAAGATAAGACCTTGAAGCTGCTTCAAGAGAATGAAGATCCTAGAGTTTTCTGGTTGCTATGCCAGTTGCAACAAGAAGGTGGAGGTTATTCAGCAATAGATCCTAACCGTTTTGTTGATTTTGATCCATTCGAGATGTCTGAGGAAGCAGGTGAATCATTCAAGCCTGTTCACTATAGAGGCGCTAGAGAAGCTTCTGAATCAAATGGTAGAAATGGAGTTTTTGTTTCTATCGATCAGAATGGCGGAGAAAGTATTCTTCAGTATAACTTCATGATCACTGATATCATGCAAGGAGAATATGATGAGGATAAAAACATGCAGTTGAGAACGTTAGCAAGAGTTAACCCTCATACTATCGGTGCTCAGGATGCGCCTACGTTATTGTTCTCTTCAGACGAGTCATACTTCTTGCTAGCTGAGGCGGCATTGAGAGGATGGAATGCTCGTGGATTTTCTGCGGCTCAAGCATACAAAAGAGGAATTGAGGATGCATGTTTGAAGTATCCTGCATTCTTGCCAGGTTCTGATGTGGCAACAGCTTACATGAGAGCTTATGAAAGCGGTTATGATTATAACTCAGAAGTGTCGAGATTGGCTAGTGAGCTAGAAACTGAATTCAACTCATCTCCAAATCAAATGGAGTTGGTGATCACTCAGCACTGGTTGTCTAAATTTGATAACGGTTATGATGCATTCGCTCTTTGGAACAGAACGCATTACCCTTCAATGGTGACTTCAACGATTGCTGAAGATGCAAAAAGAGTTCAGTTGCCAGCGTACAATGCTGCTGATATTGAAAAAGGCGATTTCTCTAATCCAATTAAGTATGTGGATATCTTGAGACACAATGGTGGTAACACTAACTATGTTAGACCTTCTCGTCTTGCTTATCCTTCTTCTGAGACTAACATGAACGGAGCTAATCTTCAAGAGGCTATGGACAGACAAATTAGCCAAAATGGTATTAGCAATGGAGGAACAGGTTCATTAGTAATTCGTCAATGGATTTCTAAGAAAAATTAA
- a CDS encoding SusC/RagA family TonB-linked outer membrane protein, which produces MDFRKLAVWLILAVLCPMVSWAQSRQISGQVTDANDGMPVPGVNVVIEGTTDGTVTDFDGNYTMDVPGADAVVSFSFIGYETKMVTVGNQSVINVKLGESVKQLQDVVVTALGIEREERSLGYAVSEVGGAELTQSANNNVMNSLNGKVAGVQVTPSSGGAGSSARVIIRGSAVLEGSNQPLYVVDGIPISNSQFQDSDSENGGTDSGDGMSSINPEDVESMSVLKGPAATALYGSRAINGVILITTKSGKGAQQGLGIDYNFTASFDVANITPQEQSTFAVGTQGQYLPINSSASDPSNARENTSMWGPQYKDVSGTHNAFYDGKSREVRYHDNYKNFFGVGQTFTNNIALTNNTDKGSFRLSYSNVNNNAMVDNSGYQRNSFNFRGTTKMMNDKLTVDARATYINEKADNRMQLGGSTQNYQSYLLGMPSSTDVRWMKDYKGPDGRPLGYDQLNSNPYWTAHEVERDDEENRFMGMTTLTYKFNDNWSIMGRAGTDFRAFRQYELNPMYTPYFESGQGYIRNATEREDNMDFMATFTKQYGDFDLTVNAGAARMYVIREFSETGSRDFPSDDLQHPGAGSDRRVFYSTYEKELNSLFATATLGYKGIYYLDVSARNDWSSTLPSNNNSYFYPSVSGSWVFSDMDWEMPSWLSLGKLRASWAQVGSDTDPYNLYQTYFLEGTDNNGINVGGIDGNVVLNENLKPSISTSYEFGADLRFFDDRLGLDVAYYHQSAVDQIIQVGVSEASGFERALINAGEIVNKGFEVALYGTPVKTDNFSWDVNANMSYNKNEVVSLSEGIDQLPLLNYGSVSVQARPGQPYGVITGTAYQRDDNGNIMVNDQGAPIINGNEVEVLGNGVPKWMAGLRNSFSYKNLSFSFLIDGKFGADVYSNTNRSMYASGKHEDTVDPRLAVAGGGTWNPGNAVGPDGNPYVYNSHESVEQWFRNQPDEAFIYDASFIKLREVMITYRLPKELNEKMGIRNLAISGVINNVGYLWKNTDNFDPESAYTVGNGQGVEATAIPLPRTYSIKLSANL; this is translated from the coding sequence ATGGACTTTAGAAAGTTGGCCGTTTGGCTTATTCTAGCAGTTTTGTGTCCTATGGTTTCTTGGGCACAAAGCCGACAAATCTCAGGTCAGGTAACTGACGCTAATGACGGAATGCCGGTTCCGGGAGTAAACGTAGTAATAGAAGGTACTACGGACGGTACGGTTACTGATTTTGACGGTAACTATACAATGGATGTTCCTGGAGCGGATGCTGTTGTTTCATTCTCATTTATTGGATACGAAACAAAAATGGTGACTGTGGGTAATCAGTCTGTTATCAATGTAAAACTAGGAGAATCTGTAAAACAATTACAAGATGTTGTGGTGACCGCACTAGGTATTGAGCGTGAAGAGCGTTCATTGGGTTATGCGGTTTCTGAAGTAGGTGGGGCTGAGTTGACGCAAAGTGCCAACAATAACGTGATGAATTCATTGAACGGTAAGGTAGCCGGTGTTCAAGTAACTCCATCTTCAGGTGGTGCTGGTTCTTCTGCTAGAGTTATTATTCGTGGATCCGCGGTTTTGGAAGGTAGCAACCAACCATTGTATGTAGTTGATGGTATTCCTATTTCAAATTCTCAATTCCAGGATTCTGATAGTGAAAATGGTGGTACTGACTCTGGTGATGGTATGTCTTCGATCAACCCTGAGGATGTAGAGTCAATGTCAGTATTGAAAGGTCCTGCAGCGACGGCTTTGTATGGTTCTAGAGCGATCAACGGTGTGATTTTGATTACTACAAAATCAGGTAAGGGCGCTCAGCAAGGATTGGGTATCGATTATAACTTCACTGCGTCATTCGATGTTGCTAACATCACTCCACAAGAACAGAGTACTTTCGCTGTGGGTACGCAAGGTCAGTATTTGCCAATAAACAGTAGTGCGTCTGATCCAAGTAATGCTCGTGAGAATACTTCTATGTGGGGACCTCAGTACAAAGATGTTTCTGGAACGCACAATGCTTTCTATGATGGTAAATCTAGAGAAGTAAGGTATCATGACAACTACAAGAACTTTTTCGGTGTAGGTCAAACTTTCACGAACAACATTGCATTGACTAACAATACTGACAAAGGGTCGTTCAGATTGTCTTACTCGAATGTGAACAACAATGCCATGGTTGATAACTCGGGTTATCAAAGAAACTCATTCAACTTTAGAGGTACTACTAAAATGATGAATGATAAGTTGACAGTTGATGCTAGAGCTACATATATTAATGAAAAAGCTGACAACAGAATGCAGTTGGGTGGATCGACTCAAAATTATCAAAGCTATTTGTTGGGTATGCCTTCTTCCACTGATGTAAGATGGATGAAAGATTACAAAGGTCCTGATGGAAGACCTTTAGGTTATGATCAATTGAATAGCAACCCTTATTGGACTGCTCATGAAGTGGAAAGAGACGATGAGGAAAATAGATTCATGGGGATGACGACTTTGACTTACAAGTTCAATGACAACTGGTCTATTATGGGTCGTGCAGGTACTGACTTTAGAGCTTTTAGACAATATGAGCTTAACCCTATGTACACTCCTTATTTTGAGTCTGGTCAAGGATATATTAGAAATGCTACTGAAAGAGAAGATAACATGGATTTCATGGCTACTTTCACGAAGCAATATGGAGATTTTGATTTGACAGTTAATGCTGGTGCGGCAAGAATGTACGTAATCAGAGAGTTTAGCGAAACTGGTTCAAGAGATTTCCCTTCTGATGATTTGCAGCATCCTGGCGCTGGTTCTGACAGACGTGTATTCTACAGCACATATGAGAAGGAATTGAATTCACTTTTTGCTACAGCTACTTTAGGATACAAAGGTATTTATTACTTAGATGTTTCAGCTCGTAATGACTGGTCTTCGACATTGCCTTCAAACAATAATTCATATTTCTACCCTTCTGTAAGTGGTAGCTGGGTATTCTCGGATATGGATTGGGAAATGCCTTCGTGGTTGTCTTTGGGTAAATTGAGAGCGTCATGGGCGCAAGTAGGTTCTGATACTGATCCTTATAATCTTTATCAAACATACTTCTTGGAAGGTACTGATAATAACGGAATTAACGTAGGTGGTATCGATGGAAACGTTGTATTGAACGAAAACTTGAAGCCGTCGATTTCAACTTCTTATGAATTTGGTGCTGACTTGAGATTCTTTGATGACAGATTAGGTTTAGATGTTGCTTACTATCACCAATCTGCTGTTGACCAAATTATCCAAGTAGGTGTAAGTGAGGCGTCAGGTTTCGAAAGAGCTTTGATCAACGCTGGTGAGATTGTTAACAAAGGTTTTGAAGTTGCCCTTTATGGTACGCCTGTTAAGACTGATAACTTTTCTTGGGATGTGAATGCTAACATGTCATACAACAAAAACGAAGTGGTTTCGTTGTCGGAAGGTATCGATCAGTTGCCATTGTTGAACTATGGTTCAGTAAGTGTTCAAGCTAGACCTGGGCAGCCTTACGGTGTGATTACTGGTACTGCTTACCAAAGAGATGATAATGGCAATATCATGGTGAATGACCAAGGTGCGCCGATTATCAATGGTAATGAAGTAGAGGTTTTGGGTAATGGTGTTCCTAAGTGGATGGCTGGTTTGAGAAACTCATTCTCTTACAAAAACCTATCATTCTCATTCTTGATTGACGGTAAGTTTGGAGCGGATGTTTACTCGAATACTAATAGATCTATGTATGCTTCTGGTAAGCATGAGGACACGGTTGATCCAAGACTTGCTGTAGCGGGTGGAGGAACATGGAATCCTGGAAACGCAGTTGGTCCTGATGGAAACCCATATGTTTACAACTCTCATGAGTCTGTAGAGCAGTGGTTCAGAAACCAACCGGACGAGGCTTTCATTTACGATGCTTCATTCATCAAATTGAGAGAGGTGATGATTACTTACAGATTGCCAAAAGAGCTTAACGAAAAAATGGGTATTCGTAACTTGGCTATATCTGGTGTTATTAATAATGTTGGCTACCTGTGGAAGAATACAGACAACTTTGACCCTGAGAGTGCATACACTGTTGGAAATGGTCAAGGTGTTGAAGCAACAGCTATTCCTTTACCAAGAACTTATTCAATTAAGTTATCGGCAAATCTTTAA
- a CDS encoding transglutaminase-like domain-containing protein, with amino-acid sequence MKNIMKMFVALFVVGIILPSCDKKNNENSSLSPEHKKALEQVSQDRRAGMEFLIKYMPDRDREELSADYLLEHVNLAYEARNAHDWAKNIPEEIFLNDVLPYASFNEKRESWRRDFRDRFSKYVNNSQTLEEAVRAINENAKEELEVIYSTERPKPDQAPQESMSCGLASCTGLSVLLVDAFRSVGIPARIAGTPNWTQKQGNHNWVEVWIDGVWYFTEYYFDDLDQAWFLNDAGQANPNDKKYWIYATSFKPTSDSVHFPLVWDLDIQYVNAENVTDRYISIYKEKNEEEKAKLDGKAKVEIKMFKDNVCSQIGDNRVSEEVQVFDKDGNLQGEGVTSAPEEDMNKILTMYLAKNKIYNLRYKNSSGKLKVEELNISEDKYNIVLFFNE; translated from the coding sequence ATGAAAAACATAATGAAGATGTTTGTCGCATTATTTGTTGTTGGTATTATTTTGCCTTCTTGCGACAAGAAAAATAACGAGAATAGTTCTTTGAGCCCTGAACATAAAAAGGCTCTGGAGCAAGTGTCGCAAGACAGAAGAGCAGGTATGGAGTTTTTAATTAAATATATGCCTGATCGAGATAGAGAGGAATTGAGTGCTGATTATTTGCTGGAGCATGTGAATCTAGCTTATGAAGCCAGAAACGCTCATGATTGGGCTAAAAACATTCCAGAGGAGATATTTTTAAATGATGTGCTTCCGTATGCCAGCTTCAATGAGAAAAGAGAAAGCTGGAGAAGGGACTTTCGCGACAGGTTTTCTAAATATGTAAACAATTCTCAGACTTTAGAAGAGGCAGTTAGGGCGATTAATGAAAATGCCAAAGAGGAATTGGAAGTGATATACTCGACGGAAAGGCCTAAGCCGGATCAAGCGCCTCAAGAGTCTATGAGTTGTGGATTAGCTTCATGCACAGGACTTTCAGTATTGTTGGTGGATGCTTTTAGGTCTGTAGGTATTCCTGCTCGTATAGCTGGGACGCCAAATTGGACTCAAAAACAAGGAAATCACAATTGGGTGGAGGTTTGGATAGATGGCGTTTGGTATTTCACGGAGTATTATTTCGATGATCTTGATCAAGCTTGGTTTTTGAATGATGCTGGACAGGCGAATCCAAACGATAAGAAATACTGGATTTACGCGACTTCATTCAAGCCTACAAGTGATAGTGTGCATTTTCCTTTGGTTTGGGATCTTGATATACAATATGTGAATGCGGAAAATGTGACTGACAGGTACATATCTATATATAAGGAGAAAAATGAAGAGGAGAAAGCTAAGCTTGATGGCAAGGCAAAGGTTGAGATCAAAATGTTCAAAGATAATGTTTGCAGCCAGATTGGCGATAATAGAGTGAGCGAGGAAGTTCAAGTTTTCGATAAGGATGGGAATTTGCAAGGAGAGGGAGTGACAAGCGCTCCGGAAGAGGACATGAATAAAATTTTAACCATGTATTTAGCGAAAAATAAAATTTATAATTTAAGATACAAAAATAGCTCTGGAAAGCTTAAGGTTGAGGAGTTAAATATTAGCGAAGATAAATACAATATTGTCTTGTTTTTTAATGAGTGA
- a CDS encoding ROK family protein → MRKVAIGIDIGGTNSVIGIVDEKGEVLSRGNIPTDKYDDINLYVNELSSAVKDCLKTIEEDIEVNGIGIGAPNGNHYSGTIEYAPNLKFKGVVPLVELLKEKFDYPVITLTNDANAAAIGEMIYGGAKWMKNFIMITLGTGLGSGIVINEEMVYGHDGFAGELGHVIVEKGGRKCGCGRRGCLETYCSATGIVRTIYDLLGDTMEPSVLREQVSSGTLSSKSIYDAAVAGDKLALEAFDFTAEKLGEALANAVAFSSPEAIFLFGGLANAGDMIIKPTKKYMEENLLKIYQNKVDIIKSELPGADAAVLGASSLVWQELRK, encoded by the coding sequence ATGAGAAAAGTTGCAATTGGTATAGACATTGGCGGCACAAATTCCGTGATCGGAATTGTTGACGAGAAAGGCGAAGTACTTTCGAGAGGGAATATACCTACAGACAAGTACGACGACATCAATTTGTATGTCAACGAACTTTCAAGCGCCGTAAAGGATTGTTTGAAAACAATAGAAGAAGATATTGAAGTTAACGGTATAGGTATAGGAGCCCCTAATGGGAACCACTATTCCGGCACTATAGAATACGCACCTAACTTGAAATTCAAAGGAGTGGTGCCTTTGGTTGAACTGCTTAAAGAGAAGTTCGACTACCCTGTTATCACATTAACCAATGACGCGAACGCTGCAGCTATCGGAGAAATGATCTACGGTGGAGCAAAATGGATGAAAAATTTCATTATGATCACCTTAGGCACTGGCCTTGGAAGCGGCATCGTCATCAACGAGGAAATGGTTTATGGCCATGATGGATTCGCTGGCGAACTTGGACACGTGATCGTGGAAAAAGGCGGCAGAAAATGCGGATGCGGAAGAAGAGGATGTTTAGAGACATATTGCTCAGCTACAGGAATCGTAAGAACTATTTACGATTTGTTGGGAGACACTATGGAGCCTAGCGTTCTTAGAGAGCAAGTAAGCTCAGGCACGCTTTCATCCAAGTCGATTTATGACGCGGCGGTAGCAGGCGACAAACTTGCTTTGGAAGCATTCGACTTCACTGCTGAAAAGCTTGGCGAAGCGCTTGCAAACGCGGTGGCATTCTCTAGTCCCGAGGCTATCTTCCTATTCGGTGGATTAGCTAACGCTGGAGACATGATCATCAAGCCAACTAAAAAATACATGGAGGAAAACCTCCTGAAAATCTACCAAAACAAGGTGGATATCATCAAATCAGAACTTCCAGGTGCAGACGCGGCCGTTCTAGGAGCTAGCTCTCTAGTATGGCAAGAATTGCGCAAGTAA
- a CDS encoding GH92 family glycosyl hydrolase: protein MSNRLLLLSLTLLAIVSCKSPQSVEKSQPRDLTKYVNPLVGTDGHGHTHPSAMIPFGAVQVGPSNFNNGWDWCSGYHYTDSSIAGFSHLHLSGTGIGDLGDVLIMPTVGDNGMNKGEIANPDTGFRSRFTHDREVAEPGYYSVDLLDYNIKAEMTATQRVAYHKYTFPKSDESNIIIDLRDGIGWDLAKDTYIKVLDDKTIEGYRHSTGWANEQNVYFVAQFSKSFEKANLYSDTVFQNNHELKDQFVKAKFDFNTQDGETIDIKVGISAVSIENARKNIDAEIPHWSFEQTRQEAKDIWNEELSRIEATHSDEERLRTFYTAMYHAFLAPMTFNDIDGKYRGSDREIHNGEFTNYTTFSLWDTYRASHPLFTIVQREKVDDFINSMLAQYDETGLLPVWSLMGNETNTMIGYHAVPVIVDAYLKGFRGFDVDKAYKAIKASALQDERGLKYIKEIGYIPAEKEIESVAKALEYAIDDFGIAQMAKALGEEEDYKIFSQRAKAYQHYFDENTGFMRGKMADGSWRTPFDPVKSSHRDDDYCEGNAWQYTWLVPHDVKGLIELFGSDEAFVTKLDSLFIIDSGLLEGSSPDITGLIGQYAQGNEPSHHVAYLYNYAGKAYKTQEMTRRIMSTFFDDTPHGLPGNEDCGQMSAWYVFSSMGFYPVNPMSGIYALGSPEMEHVSIPLENGNTFEMTAHDNSAKNIYIQSAKLNGVEYNNSFITHEQIMNGGKLELFMGPKPNTAWATNTENRPFFNQK from the coding sequence ATGTCAAATAGACTGCTCTTATTGTCTTTGACACTTTTGGCTATTGTATCATGCAAAAGCCCCCAAAGCGTCGAAAAATCCCAGCCTAGGGATCTGACAAAGTATGTCAATCCTCTTGTAGGCACAGATGGGCACGGCCATACGCATCCTTCTGCCATGATTCCATTTGGGGCAGTGCAAGTAGGGCCGTCAAATTTCAACAATGGTTGGGATTGGTGTTCTGGTTACCATTACACTGACAGCTCTATCGCTGGCTTCAGCCATTTGCACCTTAGCGGCACCGGCATCGGAGACCTTGGCGATGTGCTTATTATGCCTACTGTAGGCGATAATGGCATGAACAAAGGAGAAATCGCCAACCCAGATACTGGATTCAGATCTCGATTCACTCATGACAGAGAAGTCGCTGAGCCTGGTTATTATTCTGTAGACTTGCTGGACTACAACATCAAAGCTGAAATGACTGCCACGCAAAGAGTGGCTTACCATAAATACACATTCCCTAAATCCGACGAGTCCAATATCATCATCGATTTGAGAGATGGAATTGGTTGGGATTTAGCCAAAGACACTTATATCAAAGTATTGGACGATAAAACTATCGAAGGCTACAGACATTCTACAGGATGGGCCAACGAGCAAAATGTTTACTTTGTCGCTCAATTTTCGAAATCGTTTGAAAAAGCCAATCTATATAGCGACACCGTTTTTCAAAATAATCACGAATTAAAGGATCAATTCGTAAAAGCGAAATTTGATTTCAATACACAAGATGGAGAAACTATCGACATCAAAGTTGGTATATCCGCTGTAAGCATTGAAAATGCTCGCAAAAACATTGACGCTGAAATTCCTCACTGGAGTTTCGAGCAAACAAGACAAGAAGCCAAAGACATATGGAATGAAGAGCTTTCCAGAATAGAAGCTACTCACAGCGATGAGGAAAGATTAAGAACCTTCTACACTGCCATGTATCATGCTTTTCTTGCTCCAATGACTTTCAATGATATCGATGGTAAGTACAGAGGATCAGACAGAGAAATTCATAACGGAGAATTCACGAACTACACGACATTCTCGCTTTGGGATACATACAGAGCGTCTCATCCTCTATTTACAATCGTGCAAAGAGAAAAAGTGGATGATTTCATCAACTCTATGCTGGCGCAATACGACGAGACAGGACTATTGCCAGTATGGTCGCTTATGGGCAACGAAACCAACACAATGATCGGATACCACGCAGTGCCCGTAATTGTCGACGCTTACCTTAAAGGATTCAGAGGCTTTGATGTAGATAAAGCATACAAAGCGATCAAAGCAAGCGCTCTTCAAGATGAAAGAGGCTTGAAATACATCAAGGAAATAGGCTATATCCCTGCGGAAAAAGAAATCGAATCCGTAGCAAAAGCCTTGGAGTACGCTATCGACGACTTTGGAATCGCTCAAATGGCTAAAGCCCTAGGCGAAGAAGAAGATTATAAAATATTCAGTCAAAGAGCAAAAGCTTATCAGCATTACTTTGATGAAAACACAGGCTTCATGAGAGGCAAGATGGCAGATGGCTCATGGAGAACCCCATTTGATCCAGTAAAATCATCTCACAGAGACGATGATTATTGCGAAGGAAACGCTTGGCAATACACTTGGTTGGTTCCTCATGACGTCAAAGGATTGATCGAATTGTTTGGAAGCGACGAAGCTTTTGTCACAAAGCTAGACTCTCTTTTCATCATTGATTCGGGATTACTAGAAGGTTCGTCTCCTGATATCACAGGATTGATCGGACAATACGCCCAAGGAAACGAGCCTAGCCATCACGTAGCTTACCTTTACAACTACGCTGGCAAAGCTTATAAAACTCAGGAAATGACCAGACGTATCATGAGCACTTTCTTTGACGATACTCCTCATGGACTTCCTGGCAACGAAGACTGTGGACAGATGTCCGCTTGGTATGTGTTCTCTTCCATGGGATTCTATCCTGTGAATCCAATGAGCGGAATATATGCTTTGGGTAGCCCTGAGATGGAGCATGTAAGCATTCCTTTGGAAAATGGAAACACTTTCGAAATGACTGCTCATGACAACTCAGCGAAAAACATCTACATCCAATCAGCGAAGCTGAACGGAGTAGAGTACAACAATTCCTTCATTACTCATGAGCAAATCATGAATGGAGGCAAACTAGAACTGTTCATGGGTCCTAAGCCAAATACGGCATGGGCTACGAACACTGAAAACAGACCTTTTTTTAATCAAAAATAA